Proteins co-encoded in one Chionomys nivalis chromosome 6, mChiNiv1.1, whole genome shotgun sequence genomic window:
- the LOC130875816 gene encoding phosphatidylinositol 4-phosphate 5-kinase type-1 gamma isoform X1, translating into MELEVPDEAESAEAGAVTAEAAWSAESGAEAGGTQKKAVLAEAPSVTGQPGPGHGKKLGHRGVDASGETTYKKTTSSTLKGAIQLGIGYTVGNLSSKPERDVLMQDFYVVESIFFPSEGSNLTPAHHFQDFRFKTYAPVAFRYFRELFGIRPDDYLYSLCNEPLIELSNPGASGSVFYVTSDDEFIIKTVMHKEAEFLQKLLPGYYMNLNQNPRTLLPKFYGLYCVQSGGKNIRVVVMNNVLPRVVKMHLKFDLKGSTYKRRASKKEKEKSLPTYKDLDFMQDMPEGLLLDADTFGALVKTLQRDCLVLESFKIMDYSLLLGVHNIDQQERERQAEGARSTADEKRPVAQKALYSTAMESIQGGAARGEAIETDDTMGGIPAVNGRGERLLLHIGIIDILQSYRFIKKLEHTWKALVHDGDTVSVHRPSFYAERFFKFMSSTVFRKSSSLKSSPSKKGRGALLAVKPLGPTAAFSASQIPSEREDAQYDLRGARSYPTLEDEGRPDLLPCTPPSFEEATTASIATTLSSTSLSIPERSPSETSEQPRYRRRTQSSGQDGRPQEEPHVEDLQKITVQVEPVCDVGIVAPQERGAGVEAPPSGASATATVEVDTTSQASEPASQASDEEDAPSTDIYFFAHGRYWLFSPRRHQLRAVTPSHTGAPTDERSWVYSPLHYSTRPASGESDT; encoded by the exons ATGGAGCTGGAGGTGCCGGACGAGGCGGAGAGCGCCGAGGCGGGGGCCGTGACGGCGGAGGCGGCCTGGTCTGCGGAGAGCGGGGCGGAGGCAG GTGGGACCCAGAAGAAGGCTGTCCTTGCAGAG GCCCCCTCGGTGACGGGGCAGCCAGGCCCTGGCCATGGGAAGAAGCTGGGTCATCGAGGCGTGGACGCATCTGGAGAGACCACATATAAGAAG ACCACCTCGTCAACCCTGAAGGGTGCCATCCAGCTGGGGATCGGGTACACAGTGGGCAACCTCAGCTCCAAGCCGGAGCGGGACGTGCTCATGCAGGACTTCTACGTGGTGGAGAGCATCTTCTTCCCCAG CGAAGGGAGCAACCTCACCCCTGCCCACCACTTCCAGGATTTCCGCTTCAAGACCTATGCACCTGTTGCCTTCCGTTACTTCCGGGAACTCTTTGGCATCCGGCCAGACGATTATTTG TACTCTCTGTGCAATGAGCCACTCATCGAACTCTCCAACCCCGGTGCCAGCGGCTCCGTCTTCTACGTCACCAGCGACGACGAGTTTATCATCAAGACTGTCATGCACAAAGAGGCCGAGTTCCTGCAGAAGCTGCTGCCCGGCTACTACATG AACCTCAACCAGAACCCGCGCACGTTGCTGCCCAAGTTCTACGGACTGTACTGCGTGCAGTCGGGTGGCAAGAACATCCGTGTGGTGGTCATGAACAACGTGCTGCCCCGGGTCGTCAAGATGCATCTCAAATTTGACCTCAAGGGCTCCACTTACAAGCGCAGGGCGagcaagaaggagaaggagaagagcctGCCCACTTACAAGGACCTGGACTTCATGCAGGACATGCCCGAGGGGCTGCTGCTGGACGCTGACACCTTTGGTGCCCTGGTTAAGACCCTGCAGCGTGACTGCCTG GTGCTAGAGAGCTTCAAGATCATGGACTATAGCCTCCTGCTGGGTGTGCACAACATCGACCAGCAGGAGCGGGAGCGCCAGGCCGAAGGTGCCCGGAGCACCGCGGATGAGAAGCGGCCAGTGGCACAGAAGGCCCTGTACTCCACGGCCATGGAGTCCATCCAGGGTGGCGCAGCCCGTGGGGAGGCCATCGAGACAGACGACAC GATGGGTGGGATCCCAGCTGTGAACGGGCGTGGGGAGAGACTGTTACTGCACATCGGAATCATTGACATCCTGCAGTCCTACAG GTTCATCAAGAAGTTAGAACACACCTGGAAGGCCCTCGTCCATGATGGG GACACTGTCTCCGTCCACCGGCCCAGCTTCTATGCCGAGCGCTTCTTCAAGTTCATGAGCAGCACAGTCTTCCGGAAGAGTTCAT CCCTGAAGTCCTCTCCATCCAAGAAAGGGCGTGGTGCCCTGCTGGCGGTCAAACCCCTGGGACCCACGGCGGCTTTCTCAGCTAGCCAGATCCCCAGTGAGAGGGAAGACGCACAGTATGACCTGCGGGGGGCCCGCAGCTACCCCACGCTGGAAGATGAAG GCCGGCCTGACCTCCTGCCCTGCACCCCACCATCCTTTGAAGAAGCCACCACGGCCTCCATCGCCACCACCCTGTCGTCCACTTCCCTCTCCATCCCAGAGCGCTCTCCTTCCGAGACATCAGAGCAGCCCCGGTACAG GCGGCGCACACAGTCTTCGGGCCAGGATGGCCG GCCCCAGGAGGAGCCCCACGTGGAGGACCTACAGAAGATAACAGTCCAGGTGGAGCCAGTGTGTGACGTGGGGATTGTGGCCCCCCAGGAGCGGGGTGCAGG AGTGGAGGCTCCCCCGTCTGGGGCGTCGGctacagccactgtggaagtgGATACCACCAGCCAGGCCTCAGAGCCCGCCAGCCAGGCCTCGGATGAGGAGGACGCGCCCTCCACAGACATCTATTTT TTCGCCCACGGGAGATACTGGCTTTTCTCTCCCCGTCGTCACCAACTGCGGGCCGTGACACCGAGCCACACAGGCGCT CCCACCGACGAGAGGAGCTGGGTGTACTCCCCACTCCACTATAGCACGCGGCCCGCCT
- the LOC130875816 gene encoding phosphatidylinositol 4-phosphate 5-kinase type-1 gamma isoform X2: MELEVPDEAESAEAGAVTAEAAWSAESGAEAGGTQKKAVLAEAPSVTGQPGPGHGKKLGHRGVDASGETTYKKTTSSTLKGAIQLGIGYTVGNLSSKPERDVLMQDFYVVESIFFPSEGSNLTPAHHFQDFRFKTYAPVAFRYFRELFGIRPDDYLYSLCNEPLIELSNPGASGSVFYVTSDDEFIIKTVMHKEAEFLQKLLPGYYMNLNQNPRTLLPKFYGLYCVQSGGKNIRVVVMNNVLPRVVKMHLKFDLKGSTYKRRASKKEKEKSLPTYKDLDFMQDMPEGLLLDADTFGALVKTLQRDCLVLESFKIMDYSLLLGVHNIDQQERERQAEGARSTADEKRPVAQKALYSTAMESIQGGAARGEAIETDDTMGGIPAVNGRGERLLLHIGIIDILQSYRFIKKLEHTWKALVHDGDTVSVHRPSFYAERFFKFMSSTVFRKSSSLKSSPSKKGRGALLAVKPLGPTAAFSASQIPSEREDAQYDLRGARSYPTLEDEGRPDLLPCTPPSFEEATTASIATTLSSTSLSIPERSPSETSEQPRYRRRTQSSGQDGRPQEEPHVEDLQKITVQVEPVCDVGIVAPQERGAGVEAPPSGASATATVEVDTTSQASEPASQASDEEDAPSTDIYFPTDERSWVYSPLHYSTRPASGESDT; the protein is encoded by the exons ATGGAGCTGGAGGTGCCGGACGAGGCGGAGAGCGCCGAGGCGGGGGCCGTGACGGCGGAGGCGGCCTGGTCTGCGGAGAGCGGGGCGGAGGCAG GTGGGACCCAGAAGAAGGCTGTCCTTGCAGAG GCCCCCTCGGTGACGGGGCAGCCAGGCCCTGGCCATGGGAAGAAGCTGGGTCATCGAGGCGTGGACGCATCTGGAGAGACCACATATAAGAAG ACCACCTCGTCAACCCTGAAGGGTGCCATCCAGCTGGGGATCGGGTACACAGTGGGCAACCTCAGCTCCAAGCCGGAGCGGGACGTGCTCATGCAGGACTTCTACGTGGTGGAGAGCATCTTCTTCCCCAG CGAAGGGAGCAACCTCACCCCTGCCCACCACTTCCAGGATTTCCGCTTCAAGACCTATGCACCTGTTGCCTTCCGTTACTTCCGGGAACTCTTTGGCATCCGGCCAGACGATTATTTG TACTCTCTGTGCAATGAGCCACTCATCGAACTCTCCAACCCCGGTGCCAGCGGCTCCGTCTTCTACGTCACCAGCGACGACGAGTTTATCATCAAGACTGTCATGCACAAAGAGGCCGAGTTCCTGCAGAAGCTGCTGCCCGGCTACTACATG AACCTCAACCAGAACCCGCGCACGTTGCTGCCCAAGTTCTACGGACTGTACTGCGTGCAGTCGGGTGGCAAGAACATCCGTGTGGTGGTCATGAACAACGTGCTGCCCCGGGTCGTCAAGATGCATCTCAAATTTGACCTCAAGGGCTCCACTTACAAGCGCAGGGCGagcaagaaggagaaggagaagagcctGCCCACTTACAAGGACCTGGACTTCATGCAGGACATGCCCGAGGGGCTGCTGCTGGACGCTGACACCTTTGGTGCCCTGGTTAAGACCCTGCAGCGTGACTGCCTG GTGCTAGAGAGCTTCAAGATCATGGACTATAGCCTCCTGCTGGGTGTGCACAACATCGACCAGCAGGAGCGGGAGCGCCAGGCCGAAGGTGCCCGGAGCACCGCGGATGAGAAGCGGCCAGTGGCACAGAAGGCCCTGTACTCCACGGCCATGGAGTCCATCCAGGGTGGCGCAGCCCGTGGGGAGGCCATCGAGACAGACGACAC GATGGGTGGGATCCCAGCTGTGAACGGGCGTGGGGAGAGACTGTTACTGCACATCGGAATCATTGACATCCTGCAGTCCTACAG GTTCATCAAGAAGTTAGAACACACCTGGAAGGCCCTCGTCCATGATGGG GACACTGTCTCCGTCCACCGGCCCAGCTTCTATGCCGAGCGCTTCTTCAAGTTCATGAGCAGCACAGTCTTCCGGAAGAGTTCAT CCCTGAAGTCCTCTCCATCCAAGAAAGGGCGTGGTGCCCTGCTGGCGGTCAAACCCCTGGGACCCACGGCGGCTTTCTCAGCTAGCCAGATCCCCAGTGAGAGGGAAGACGCACAGTATGACCTGCGGGGGGCCCGCAGCTACCCCACGCTGGAAGATGAAG GCCGGCCTGACCTCCTGCCCTGCACCCCACCATCCTTTGAAGAAGCCACCACGGCCTCCATCGCCACCACCCTGTCGTCCACTTCCCTCTCCATCCCAGAGCGCTCTCCTTCCGAGACATCAGAGCAGCCCCGGTACAG GCGGCGCACACAGTCTTCGGGCCAGGATGGCCG GCCCCAGGAGGAGCCCCACGTGGAGGACCTACAGAAGATAACAGTCCAGGTGGAGCCAGTGTGTGACGTGGGGATTGTGGCCCCCCAGGAGCGGGGTGCAGG AGTGGAGGCTCCCCCGTCTGGGGCGTCGGctacagccactgtggaagtgGATACCACCAGCCAGGCCTCAGAGCCCGCCAGCCAGGCCTCGGATGAGGAGGACGCGCCCTCCACAGACATCTATTTT CCCACCGACGAGAGGAGCTGGGTGTACTCCCCACTCCACTATAGCACGCGGCCCGCCT
- the LOC130875816 gene encoding phosphatidylinositol 4-phosphate 5-kinase type-1 gamma isoform X3, which produces MELEVPDEAESAEAGAVTAEAAWSAESGAEAGGTQKKAVLAEAPSVTGQPGPGHGKKLGHRGVDASGETTYKKTTSSTLKGAIQLGIGYTVGNLSSKPERDVLMQDFYVVESIFFPSEGSNLTPAHHFQDFRFKTYAPVAFRYFRELFGIRPDDYLYSLCNEPLIELSNPGASGSVFYVTSDDEFIIKTVMHKEAEFLQKLLPGYYMNLNQNPRTLLPKFYGLYCVQSGGKNIRVVVMNNVLPRVVKMHLKFDLKGSTYKRRASKKEKEKSLPTYKDLDFMQDMPEGLLLDADTFGALVKTLQRDCLVLESFKIMDYSLLLGVHNIDQQERERQAEGARSTADEKRPVAQKALYSTAMESIQGGAARGEAIETDDTMGGIPAVNGRGERLLLHIGIIDILQSYRFIKKLEHTWKALVHDGDTVSVHRPSFYAERFFKFMSSTVFRKSSSLKSSPSKKGRGALLAVKPLGPTAAFSASQIPSEREDAQYDLRGARSYPTLEDEGRPDLLPCTPPSFEEATTASIATTLSSTSLSIPERSPSETSEQPRYRRRTQSSGQDGRPQEEPHVEDLQKITVQVEPVCDVGIVAPQERGAGVEAPPSGASATATVEVDTTSQASEPASQASDEEDAPSTDIYF; this is translated from the exons ATGGAGCTGGAGGTGCCGGACGAGGCGGAGAGCGCCGAGGCGGGGGCCGTGACGGCGGAGGCGGCCTGGTCTGCGGAGAGCGGGGCGGAGGCAG GTGGGACCCAGAAGAAGGCTGTCCTTGCAGAG GCCCCCTCGGTGACGGGGCAGCCAGGCCCTGGCCATGGGAAGAAGCTGGGTCATCGAGGCGTGGACGCATCTGGAGAGACCACATATAAGAAG ACCACCTCGTCAACCCTGAAGGGTGCCATCCAGCTGGGGATCGGGTACACAGTGGGCAACCTCAGCTCCAAGCCGGAGCGGGACGTGCTCATGCAGGACTTCTACGTGGTGGAGAGCATCTTCTTCCCCAG CGAAGGGAGCAACCTCACCCCTGCCCACCACTTCCAGGATTTCCGCTTCAAGACCTATGCACCTGTTGCCTTCCGTTACTTCCGGGAACTCTTTGGCATCCGGCCAGACGATTATTTG TACTCTCTGTGCAATGAGCCACTCATCGAACTCTCCAACCCCGGTGCCAGCGGCTCCGTCTTCTACGTCACCAGCGACGACGAGTTTATCATCAAGACTGTCATGCACAAAGAGGCCGAGTTCCTGCAGAAGCTGCTGCCCGGCTACTACATG AACCTCAACCAGAACCCGCGCACGTTGCTGCCCAAGTTCTACGGACTGTACTGCGTGCAGTCGGGTGGCAAGAACATCCGTGTGGTGGTCATGAACAACGTGCTGCCCCGGGTCGTCAAGATGCATCTCAAATTTGACCTCAAGGGCTCCACTTACAAGCGCAGGGCGagcaagaaggagaaggagaagagcctGCCCACTTACAAGGACCTGGACTTCATGCAGGACATGCCCGAGGGGCTGCTGCTGGACGCTGACACCTTTGGTGCCCTGGTTAAGACCCTGCAGCGTGACTGCCTG GTGCTAGAGAGCTTCAAGATCATGGACTATAGCCTCCTGCTGGGTGTGCACAACATCGACCAGCAGGAGCGGGAGCGCCAGGCCGAAGGTGCCCGGAGCACCGCGGATGAGAAGCGGCCAGTGGCACAGAAGGCCCTGTACTCCACGGCCATGGAGTCCATCCAGGGTGGCGCAGCCCGTGGGGAGGCCATCGAGACAGACGACAC GATGGGTGGGATCCCAGCTGTGAACGGGCGTGGGGAGAGACTGTTACTGCACATCGGAATCATTGACATCCTGCAGTCCTACAG GTTCATCAAGAAGTTAGAACACACCTGGAAGGCCCTCGTCCATGATGGG GACACTGTCTCCGTCCACCGGCCCAGCTTCTATGCCGAGCGCTTCTTCAAGTTCATGAGCAGCACAGTCTTCCGGAAGAGTTCAT CCCTGAAGTCCTCTCCATCCAAGAAAGGGCGTGGTGCCCTGCTGGCGGTCAAACCCCTGGGACCCACGGCGGCTTTCTCAGCTAGCCAGATCCCCAGTGAGAGGGAAGACGCACAGTATGACCTGCGGGGGGCCCGCAGCTACCCCACGCTGGAAGATGAAG GCCGGCCTGACCTCCTGCCCTGCACCCCACCATCCTTTGAAGAAGCCACCACGGCCTCCATCGCCACCACCCTGTCGTCCACTTCCCTCTCCATCCCAGAGCGCTCTCCTTCCGAGACATCAGAGCAGCCCCGGTACAG GCGGCGCACACAGTCTTCGGGCCAGGATGGCCG GCCCCAGGAGGAGCCCCACGTGGAGGACCTACAGAAGATAACAGTCCAGGTGGAGCCAGTGTGTGACGTGGGGATTGTGGCCCCCCAGGAGCGGGGTGCAGG AGTGGAGGCTCCCCCGTCTGGGGCGTCGGctacagccactgtggaagtgGATACCACCAGCCAGGCCTCAGAGCCCGCCAGCCAGGCCTCGGATGAGGAGGACGCGCCCTCCACAGACATCTATTTT